One window from the genome of Saimiri boliviensis isolate mSaiBol1 chromosome 2, mSaiBol1.pri, whole genome shotgun sequence encodes:
- the MAPK1IP1L gene encoding MAPK-interacting and spindle-stabilizing protein-like codes for MSDEFSLADALPEHSPAKTSAVSNTKPGQPPQGWPGSNPWNNPSAPPSVPSGLPPSATPSTVPFGPAPTGMYPSVPPTGPPPGPPAPFPPSGPSCPPPGGPYPAPTVPGPGPTGPYPTPNMPFPELPRPYGAPTDPAAAGPLGPWGSMSSGPWAPGMGGQYPTPNMPYPSPGPYPAPPPPQAPGAAPPVPWGTVPPGAWGPPAPYPAPTGSYPTPGLYPTPSNPFQVPSGPSGAPPMPGGPHSYH; via the exons aTGTCTGATGAATTTTCG TTGGCAGATGCGCTACCTGAACACTCCCCTGCCAAAACGTCTGCTGTGAGCAATACAAAACCTGGCCAACCTCCTCAAGGCTGGCCAGGCTCCAACCCTTGGAATAATCCGAGTGCTCCACCTTCGGTGCCATCTGGACTCCCACCAAGTGCAACACCCTCTACTGTGCCTTTTGGACCAGCACCAACAGGAATGTATCCCTCCGTGCCTCCCACCGGACCACCTCCAGGACCCCCAGCACCCTTTCCTCCTTCCGGACCATCATGCCCCCCACCTGGTGGTCCTTATCCAGCCCcaactgtgccaggccctggcccCACAGGGCCATATCCTACACCAAATATGCCCTTTCCAGAGCTACCTAGACCATATGGTGCACCCACAGATCCAGCTGCAGCTGGTCCTTTAGGTCCATGGGGATCCATGTCTTCTGGACCTTGGGCACCAGGAATGGGAGGGCAGTATCCTACCCCTAATATGCCATATCCATCTCCAGGGCCATAtcccgctcctcctcctccccaagcCCCTGGGGCAGCACCACCTGTTCCTTGGGGCACTGTTCCACCAGGAGCCTGGGGACCACCAGCACCATATCCTGCCCCTACAGGATCGTATCCTACACCAGGACTCTATCCTACTCCCAGTAATCCTTTCCAAGTGCCTTCGGGACCTTCTGGTGCACCACCTATGCCTGGTGGCCCCCAT TCTTACCATTAA